The DNA region GTTAATCACTTATTTCACTCCATAGATTAAAGTCGTAGCTTCAAATTAACATTAAAGACCGGGAAGAAAACGAGGTTTATCCATTAAAACTGATTTGTAGTTATTAGCTTCAGTCAAAGCCGCTTCTTCTGATTGGATACGTTTACTCATTAAAAAGGCGTTAGCTATAGAAAAAATAAAACTAGTCAGATAAGCGCTGTGAACTAAGGGGAGAAAGGCGATTTCGAGGATTACTCCTAACCAATTGGGATGTCTAATATAAGCGTAGGGTCCTGAGTGAACCGCGTCGATTCCCGGTACGGTCATAATTGTTAGGGTCCAGCGCCACTCTAAAGCTCTCATGGATAGATAGCGGAGTAGTTGCCCTAAAACCACCAGAATCAGGGAAGTTATCCCCAAAAGGGGAATAAAAGGACGGTTAAATATCCATACTTCAGCGATCATCGCTATCCACCAAGTTACTTGGAGTGTTTTTACCGCTCCTAGTAAATTATCGCTGTGTTCGTCTCCTCCTTGTTCGATTATTTTGGCGGCGTTAGTATTACTAATGCGTAGTTCAAGTAATCTTTGGATAATAACTACTACAACGACTCCAACAAAAAGATATCTAGTTATCATTTGACTTTAATAGTTAACGACTGTTCGATTTGCTCAGATATGCTGTTAATCAATTCTCGGCGAGCGTTCTGTAAGAAGAAGTGATCGCCATCAAACATTTTGAGAGTGAAATCGCCCTTGGTTTGTTCTTGCCAAGCTTCCATATCTTGGCGACTGACTTTAATATCAGCTAGACCCCCAAAAGCGGTAACAGGACAATCCAGTGGAGCTTCGCTCGCGTAAAAATAGGTTTCTAGGATGGCAAAGTCTGCTCTTAAAGCAGGAAGGTTCTGACGCACGAAATCTGAGTCTTCCCAATATTCAGTGGGGGCGCCATTAAACTCTTTGACTTTTTCGATGAATTCAGCTTCGGGTAAACGATGAATGGGACGGTCTAAATCTGGTAATTGAGGCGATCGCTTACTAGATACAAACAGATGACAAGGAGAAAGAAGATTCTGATGGCGTAGTTCTCGGGCGAGTTCAAAACTCACCAAAGCCCCTAAACTGTGACCAAAAAAGCCAAAAGGAATCTCCAAATGGGATTTCAAAACAGAGGTTAAAGCTTGAACCAAGGGCTTAATACGGGTAAAAGTGGTTTCTTCCTCTTGATTGTCTCTACCTGGTAGCTGAATGATGCAAATATCTATGTCTTTTGGTAATTCTTTTGCCCAAGGTAGATAAGCGGTGGCTCCTCCACCTGCGTAGGGGAAACAGAATAGTCGGAAGCGAGGATTGGGATTGACACGGGGGAACAGTAGTTTAATACCTTGATGATTAATCTCGTTTAAGGCTGTATTTTGCTCATGAGAGTTTAGTACCATATTCAGCAGATGATTACAGAAGTCCTCTACGCTCAGTTCTGTTAAAAACTCGACTGGAACAGCGATACCTAAGTCGGTTTCGATTTGTTTGCGCAATTCAGCGGCCATTAGAGATTCGAGTCCCATGTTAGAAAAGCGTTGTTGCCAATCTAATTGAGAGGGAGAGATTTTCATCACCTTGGTTAAAAGTTGGGCTAAATAGGCTTTGATCTGTTCCTGTTGCTCTGTAGGGGAAGCGGCTCGGATCACGGCTCCGATATTTTCCTCATTGTCTGAGGGAGGAATGATTACTTCCAGGGCTGTTTCTACTGTTAGAGTGTCAGTAGAACCGTTTAATTGTTGTCGATGCTGTTTCACTAAAAGTGCTAATAGCTTCTCCATCAGTTCAGATTCAGACACTGAGAACTGTTGTTGTTG from Gloeocapsa sp. PCC 73106 includes:
- a CDS encoding isoprenylcysteine carboxyl methyltransferase family protein, which gives rise to MITRYLFVGVVVVVIIQRLLELRISNTNAAKIIEQGGDEHSDNLLGAVKTLQVTWWIAMIAEVWIFNRPFIPLLGITSLILVVLGQLLRYLSMRALEWRWTLTIMTVPGIDAVHSGPYAYIRHPNWLGVILEIAFLPLVHSAYLTSFIFSIANAFLMSKRIQSEEAALTEANNYKSVLMDKPRFLPGL